One region of Nitrososphaerota archaeon genomic DNA includes:
- a CDS encoding HNH endonuclease produces the protein MSERRGFPQWRVELAYFAQDGVCARCGNTLEHGFHRHHKDGNPLNNTLDNLELLCPECHRATLGEAYKKHREQEERALNYLNKLLAECFNGRLSGATVERLMDAITLSLKISRSSNRLDEGIESPPPTIALLKKLQETRILQETYLEGFKDGIRWLSEQRSGTNSA, from the coding sequence TTGAGTGAGCGAAGAGGCTTCCCGCAGTGGAGGGTTGAGTTAGCATACTTTGCTCAAGACGGTGTTTGCGCTAGATGCGGCAACACGTTGGAGCACGGCTTCCACAGACACCACAAGGATGGGAACCCACTCAACAACACCTTAGATAACCTAGAACTCCTATGCCCAGAGTGCCACAGAGCAACCCTAGGAGAAGCATACAAGAAGCACAGGGAGCAAGAGGAGAGAGCGTTAAACTATCTCAACAAGCTCCTAGCTGAGTGCTTTAACGGTAGGTTAAGCGGAGCAACAGTTGAAAGGCTGATGGATGCGATCACACTATCCCTTAAGATCTCAAGAAGCTCAAATAGGTTAGATGAGGGAATCGAATCACCGCCACCAACAATAGCCCTACTCAAAAAGCTCCAGGAAACAAGAATCCTACAGGAGACGTATCTAGAGGGGTTCAAGGATGGTATCAGATGGTTAAGTGAACAAAGGAGCGGGACAAACTCAGCGTGA
- a CDS encoding site-specific integrase, which yields MRETTITTQKRRPEPLITKYLSNPDTKRWFDNLSRGSKLTATQRLYKLVNFCRDHDITPISLVELARKDRLIVSDLIQDHIAAMEEAGRAPSYIRSVYTAVKSWLSYFDIELHRRIKVANADVATTLASERVPTGEEMFEILSRAPLREGAIISLMAKAGLRPETLGNYDATDGLTIRDLPDLVIQQGTARFLRCPPMIIVRKSLSKARHQYFTFITTQGAKKLLAYLNDRLHSGEVLTPYTPIVAPDHRYHYGRLGNKGKTFLTTKQICRRIREVLRPRFRFRPYVFRAYFDTQLLIAEARGRIAHDFRVFFMGHKGSIEAKYTTNKGVLPEALIDEMRSSFERSEEFLDLEAVNEDPLEKQKEEIKAKIERLTPEEIGKVQEMLRLLSICKPNPSKE from the coding sequence GTGCGGGAGACAACGATAACCACACAGAAACGCCGTCCTGAGCCACTAATAACAAAATATCTCAGCAACCCAGATACCAAGCGCTGGTTCGACAATTTAAGCAGGGGCAGTAAATTAACAGCGACACAAAGGTTATACAAACTCGTAAACTTCTGTCGAGACCACGATATAACCCCAATAAGCCTCGTCGAATTGGCTAGAAAGGACAGATTGATCGTATCCGACTTGATACAAGACCACATAGCTGCAATGGAAGAAGCCGGTAGAGCTCCATCGTACATACGATCCGTTTACACAGCGGTGAAATCGTGGTTAAGCTACTTCGACATCGAACTCCATAGAAGGATTAAAGTTGCCAACGCAGATGTGGCAACAACGCTTGCAAGCGAAAGAGTCCCCACAGGTGAAGAAATGTTCGAGATCCTCAGCCGAGCACCTCTAAGAGAAGGAGCGATCATAAGCCTGATGGCTAAGGCGGGTTTAAGGCCAGAAACCCTTGGAAATTACGATGCTACAGATGGTCTAACTATCAGAGACTTACCCGATTTGGTAATCCAACAGGGAACCGCAAGGTTCCTTCGATGCCCGCCGATGATAATCGTAAGAAAAAGCCTATCGAAGGCGAGGCACCAATACTTCACCTTCATCACAACACAAGGAGCGAAAAAACTACTTGCCTACCTTAACGACAGGCTCCACTCAGGCGAAGTCCTAACACCCTACACACCTATCGTAGCCCCAGACCACCGTTACCATTATGGAAGGTTGGGAAATAAGGGAAAGACCTTCCTAACAACGAAGCAGATCTGTCGAAGAATAAGGGAAGTTTTACGCCCAAGGTTTAGATTCCGCCCATACGTCTTCAGAGCCTACTTCGATACACAATTGCTAATCGCAGAGGCAAGGGGGAGGATCGCTCACGATTTCAGAGTGTTCTTTATGGGGCATAAGGGTTCGATCGAAGCGAAATACACAACAAACAAAGGCGTGCTACCCGAAGCCCTAATAGATGAGATGAGAAGTTCATTCGAGAGAAGCGAGGAATTTCTCGACCTAGAAGCAGTTAACGAAGACCCGTTGGAGAAGCAGAAGGAGGAGATCAAAGCGAAAATCGAAAGACTGACACCTGAAGAGATTGGGAAGGTACAAGAGATGCTTAGGCTTCTAAGCATCTGTAAACCCAACCCAAGCAAAGAGTAG
- a CDS encoding ParB N-terminal domain-containing protein: protein MVEDIPLDKIKLPSNYVREGVDEEHIEFLADDIGKRGLLEPLLVKPIPQGLYEIINGVHRYHALKKLGWGSAPCVIREASDQEAVVIQVLTNYRARRLKDYELVRAVGVMHDALGMRLDAVAKELGYSKGYVSRLYSIYKDPYTYEELKNGSINLEEAYSRVKGRSGQSLVTKHGQEYRVRCIICKREGGSDDYHRPSICLEHAQHLQRWVKAAREVYMFMGDKGLRELSKKLHALAGELVGRKEGSAAKPGSKNKPSKSGGESLVSKPDSKREREDQARNRSLVTKLGAGR from the coding sequence GTGGTTGAAGATATACCTTTGGACAAAATCAAATTGCCCTCAAACTATGTTCGTGAAGGTGTAGATGAAGAACACATAGAGTTCTTGGCTGATGATATAGGGAAGAGGGGTCTTTTAGAACCTTTACTCGTAAAGCCTATACCGCAAGGCCTATATGAGATAATTAATGGTGTGCACAGATACCACGCTTTAAAGAAGCTGGGTTGGGGCAGCGCACCCTGCGTAATCAGAGAAGCATCGGATCAAGAAGCCGTGGTGATCCAAGTCTTAACTAATTATAGGGCTCGAAGATTGAAGGATTATGAGCTAGTGAGGGCTGTTGGAGTAATGCACGACGCATTAGGCATGAGGTTGGACGCCGTAGCGAAGGAGCTCGGCTACAGCAAAGGCTACGTAAGCCGACTATACAGCATATACAAAGATCCATATACCTACGAGGAGCTGAAAAACGGCAGCATAAACCTGGAGGAAGCATACAGCAGGGTGAAGGGGAGAAGCGGTCAAAGTTTAGTTACTAAACATGGCCAGGAGTATAGGGTTCGCTGCATAATCTGTAAGAGGGAAGGCGGCTCAGACGACTACCATAGGCCTTCAATATGCTTGGAGCACGCTCAACACCTTCAAAGGTGGGTTAAAGCGGCGAGAGAAGTGTATATGTTCATGGGCGACAAAGGGTTAAGAGAGCTCTCGAAGAAGCTGCACGCACTAGCGGGAGAACTGGTTGGAAGGAAAGAGGGTTCAGCCGCTAAACCCGGCAGCAAGAATAAGCCTTCAAAGTCCGGTGGAGAAAGTTTAGTGAGTAAACCTGACTCCAAGCGTGAACGCGAAGATCAGGCGCGCAATCGAAGTTTAGTCACTAAACTTGGCGCAGGAAGGTGA